A portion of the Glycine max cultivar Williams 82 chromosome 10, Glycine_max_v4.0, whole genome shotgun sequence genome contains these proteins:
- the LOC100806266 gene encoding uncharacterized protein, with protein MVAAIGQYEPHFPIPSYHDIRVPLLKKEVEYTENLIKGHREQWVKNGCTIMSDAWTDRKQRCIINFFINSQVGTMFLKSVDGSDFVKTGEKIFELLDATWKEVGEENVVQVVTDNGSNYVLAGKLLEEKRKHTYWTPCAAHCIDLMLEDIGKLPLIRKTIRRAINLVGFIYAYSSTLSLLRNFTNKRELVRHAITRFATSYLTLERLHKEKANIRKMFTSDEWTLNKLSKELKGKEAAKVVLMPFFLE; from the coding sequence ATGGTTGCAGCCATTGGTCAATATGAGCCACATTTTCCCATTCCTAGCTATCATGACATCAGAGTTCCACTCCTGAAGAAGGAAGTTGAATATactgaaaatttgataaaaggCCACAGGGAGCAATGGGTTAAGAATGGTTGTACTATTATGTCTGATGCATGGACTGATCGGAAACAAAGatgcatcattaatttttttattaactctcAAGTTGGTACCATGTTTTTGAAGTCTGTTGATGGCTCTGATTTTGTAAAGACGGGTGAAAAGATTTTTGAGTTGCTTGATGCCACTTGGAAGGAAGTTGGAGAAGAGAATGTTGTTCAAGTTGTAACCGATAATGGGAGCAACTATGTTTTAGCGGGTAAGTTGTTGGAGGAGAAAAGGAAACATACTTATTGGACTCCTTGTGCAGCTCATTGTATTGATTTGATGCTTGAAGATATTGGGAAACTTCCCTTGATAAGGAAGACAATTAGAAGGGCAATTAATCTAGTTGGGTTTATCTATGCCTATTCTAGTACCTTAAGTTTGTTGAGAAATTTTACAAACAAGAGGGAATTGGTGAGACATGCTATTACTAGATTTGCCACTTCTTATCTAACCTTAGAAAGGCTCCACAAAGAGAAAGCCAATATTAGAAAGATGTTTACTTCTGATGAATGGACTTTGAACAAGCTATCTAAGGAGCTTAAGGGAAAAGAAGCTGCAAAGGTAGTGCTcatgcctttttttttggaatag